A single genomic interval of Helianthus annuus cultivar XRQ/B chromosome 13, HanXRQr2.0-SUNRISE, whole genome shotgun sequence harbors:
- the LOC110900506 gene encoding uncharacterized protein LOC110900506, translating to MYSVVKKLTFLKSPLRRLLFKQGNLHDRVNLLRKKLDEIHLAIDANPLDISLREAESKCLQDFQSASYDEECFLKQKSKAEWLAAGDSNTKYFHNCVKMRNACMKMHSIQDAYGDRFHGDDVYGVLVSHYSEFLGVQDQVDSLASDFTFPSVLDPIVASNMLRPVTSEEIVGNEVTKAIRDFFENGKLLQQINHTIIALVPKVPIPNTVVDYRPISCCNVIYKCISKILTDRIKGSLDVLVDINQSAFVPGRKISDNILLTQVLMHNYHLRIGPPRCAFKIDIQKAYDTVSWSFLESILRAFGFHQKMVDWIMVCVTTVSYSLSINGNLYGFFKGKRGLRQGDPISPYLFTLVMEVLSLLLKDAATKINAFRYHLHCKKQKIINVSFADDLFMFANGDLASVKVLRDTLQHFMKISGLVPSMPKSTVYFGNVPQSIKHDILHIMPFKEGTLPVRYLGVPLISSKLSYKDSKILVEKMEKKIDNWMTRSLSFAGRLQLVNSVLSAMHIYWATVFLLPAKLVSDLERRMRAFLWTGKYLQNVKPKVAWKVVCLPKNEGGLGVCCIADVNKALISSHMWSVLTNRKSLWVQWVHIYKLKGRSFWELPCRGSMTWGWRKILALRDLLRPYMWKSIGNGNNTNVWSDTWCNACPIRAYVSLRTIANAGFNLQATVADLVDANGHWRWPVAWFDLFPVLINIHAPVLHDAQDRLVWINSEGKAVHFSSWEVWNNIRHRENIVDWFNMVWFKQCIPRHSFNLWLVIRNKLKTQDRLTIWEAGSATNLNLMCCPLCNHGKDSRDHLFFECFYSLEVWDSIKDMAGMGDVNGRWSDIMEWMNENSNMQQPGCQRVTWASSVWFSQCIPRHSFHLWLVVKNKLKTQDRMAVWEAGSDTNLRLMCCPLCKYDRDSRNHLFFQCVYASEVWRLVKSLVDMEDVTDTWDSIIQWMDLNANSRTMESIICRIVVAASTYFVWQERNSRLFTQNQRSATVLAKVIIDTVRLKIMGFRSGRCPKQQKILDRWLISKKNMDVDPG from the exons ATGTACTCGGTTGTAAAGAAACTAACTTTCTTGAAATCACCGTTGAGACGGCTTCTTTTCAAgcaaggaaatcttcatgatcgTGTCAATCTTTTAAGGAAGAAGTTGGATGAGATTCATTTGGCGATTGATGCTAACCCTTTGGATATTTCTCTAAGAGAAGCTGAATCTAAATGTCTTCAAGACTTTCAATCTGCTTCGTATGATGAAGAATGCTTTTTGAAACAGAAATCTAAAGCGGAATGGTTGGCTGCTGGTGACTCGAACACAAAATATTTCCATAATTGTGTCAAAATGAGAAATGCTTGCATGAAGATGCATAGCATTCAAGATGCATATGGTGATCGATTCCATGGTGACGATGTGTATGGGGTTTTGGTTTCTCACTATTCTGAGTTTTTGGGTGTGCAGGATCAGGTGGACTCTTTAGCAAGTGATTTTACTTTTCCTAGTGTCTTGGATCCGATTGTTGCTAGTAATATGTTGCGTCCAGTGACTAGTGAAGAG ATTGTGGGAAATGAGGTTACAAAAGCGATCCGGGATTTCTTTGAAAATGGCAAACTTCTGCAGCAAATTAATCATACAATTATAGCTCTTGTCCCGAAAGTGCCTATTCCTAACACAGTGGTTGATTACCGTCCGATTTCGTGCTGCAATGTGATTTATAAATGCATTAGTAAAATCTTAACGGATAGAATCAAAGGTAGTTTGGATGTGCTAGTTGATATCAACCAGTCGGCGTTTGTGCCGGGTAGAAAGATCTCTGACAATATCTTACTGACTCAGGTGTTGATGCACAATTATCACCTAAGGATTGGCCCTCCGAGGTGTGCATTCAAAATTGACATACAAAAAGCATACGATACGGTTAGCTGGTCTTTCCTAGAAAGTATTCTTCGTGCATTCGGGTTTCATCAAAAGATGGTGGATTGGATCATGGTTTGTGTTACCACTGTGTCTTATTCGTTGAGCATTAATGGTAACCTTTATGGGTTTTTCAAAGGTAAAAGAGGGTTGCGGCAGGGGGATCCAATATCGCCCTATCTTTTTACATTGGTGATGGAGGTCTTATCATTATTACTCAAAGATGCAGCCACCAAAATTAATGCTTTCAGATACCATCTTCATTGCAAAAAACAAAAGATTATTAATGTCTCTTTTGCGGATGATTTGTTTATGTTTGCAAATGGCGATTTAGCATCGGTTAAAGTGTTAAGAGATACGCTTCAGCATTTCATGAAGATTTCGGGTCTTGTCCCTAGTATGCCAAAGAGTACGGTTTATTTCGGTAATGTTCCCCAGTCGATTAAACATGATATTCTTCACATTATGCCATTCAAAGAGGGTACGCTTCCTGTTCGCTATTTGGGAGTTCCTTTAATATCTTCTAAACTCTCTTACAAGGATTCCAAAATCTTAGTTGAGAAAATGGAGAAGAAGATTGACAACTGGATGACGAGATCGTTGTCATTTGCGGGTCGGCTGCAATTGGTTAACTCGGTTCTTTCAGCAATGCACATCTATTGGGCTACAGTTTTTCTCTTGCCAGCTAAATTGGTGAGTGATCTTGAAAGACGTATGCGTGCTTTCTTATGGACTGGTAAGTATCTGCAGAATGTCAAACCCAAGGTCGCTTGGAAGGTAGTGTGTCTTCCCAAAAATGAGGGTGGGCTGGGTGTTTGTTGCATTGCGGATGTCAATAAAGCTCTCATCTCGTCTCATATGTGGAGTGTGTTGACCAACAGGAAGTCGCTTTGGGTTCAATGGGTTCACATCTATAAACTGAAGGGTAGAAGCTTTTGGGAACTTCCGTGTAGGGGTAGTATGACATGGGGTTGGAGGAAAATTCTTGCGTTACGGGATTTGCTCCGGCCTTATATGTGGAAGTCTATCGGTAATGGCAATAACACGAATGTATGGAGCGATACTTGGTGCAATGCTTGTCCGATCCGAGCTTATGTCAGCCTGAGAACTATTGCTAATGCAGGTTTTAACTTGCAAGCTACTGTGGCAGATTTGGTGGATGCTAACGGTCATTGGAGGTGGCCGGTTGCTTGGTTCGATTTGTTTCCTGTTTTAATCAACATTCACGCTCCGGTTCTTCATGATGCTCAAGATCGGTTAGTGTGGATTAATTCTGAAGGAAAAGCAGTTCATTTTTCTTCGTGGGAGGTATGGAATAATATCCGTCATCGTGAAAATATCGTTGATTGGTTCAATATGGTTTGGTTTAAACAGTGTATTCCGAGACACTCTTTTAACTTGTGGCTGGTTATTAGAAACAAACTTAAAACACAAGATAGATTGACCATTTGGGAGGCGGGGAGTGCTACGAACTTGAACCTCATGTGTTGCCCCTTGTGTAACCATGGTAAGGACTCGAGGGACCATTTGTTCTTTGAATGCTTCTACTCTTTGGAGGTGTGGGATAGTATCAAGGATATGGCAGGTATGGGTGATGTAAATGGCCGATGGAGTGACATAATGGAATGGATGAATGAAAACTCTAATATGCAACAACCGGGGTGTCAAAGGGTAACATGGGCCTCTTCAGTTTGGTTCAGTCAATGTATTCCCCGACACTCTTTTCACTTGTGGTTGGTTGTAAAGAATAAGTTGAAAACTCAAGACAGGATGGCCGTTTGGGAAGCGGGTAGTGATACTAATTTACGGCTTATGTGCTGCCCGCTTTGCAAGTATGATCGTGATTCAAGAAACCACCTTTTCTTTCAATGTGTATATGCTTCAGAGGTTTGGAGATTGGTCAAGAGCTTGGTTGATATGGAAGATGTAACGGACACATGGGATTCTATCATACAATGGATGGATCTTAATGCTAACTCTAGAACTATGGAGAGTATTATTTGCAGGATTGTGGTTGCGGCTTCAACTTACTTTGTTTGGCAGGAAAGGAACAGCAGATTATTTACTCAGAATCAGCGAAGTGCTACTGTGCTTGCAAAGGTTATCATCGACACTGTTCGGCTCAAAATTATGGGGTTCCGATCTGGTAGATGTCCGA